From the genome of Solanum lycopersicum chromosome 7, SLM_r2.1:
AATTTATAATAGAAGGAAATGGAGATATTGACGATGATATTATATATCGTATTGGTGCATGTGAATGAAGTGAAAGGTTGCATCCGGAGTCTTGTatgacaaaaatgtaccattgAAATTTCAAGGTAAGTTTCTATAAGTTGGTAGTTAGACAAACTTTGTTGTATAAGGCGGAGTGATGGCTACTCATGTTCAGAAGATGCATGTCGAGTTAATGAGGATGTTGAGAATATTCTAAATAAGATGAGAGTGGCTCCGTAGTCCGTGGTGGACAAGATGATAGAATTAAGATTAAAATGATTTGAACATGTGAAGAGAATATGCGCAGATGCCCCAGTGAAGAGGTGCGAGAAGTTAGTTATGGTATGTACGAGGAGAGGTATAAGTAGGCCAAAGAAGTAAGTGGATACTCAAATATCGATTGGTTAGTTGGAAattattttcaacatttttaccAAACAACGAAGTGTTACTACTCCTCAATActagaagtatttttattttaattattaatcgTGCTAAGCAAATGCTTCTTTTGTTTCAAATTAGTAtgtcatgttttattttttgagagtgAAACTATGTATGTTTGATAAACatgatttcaaaatattttttcattatagttTCAAGTATATTGGATTTTCAATCGAGGAAAATGGAGATATTGACGATGATATCACACATCGTATTGGTGCACGACTGTACGTGAATGAAGTGGAAGGTTGCATCCGGAGTCTTACTTGATAAAATGTACCATTGAAACTTTGAAGGTAAGTTTTTTATTAAGTGATAGTTAGATAGATTTTGTTGTATCAAGCGCAATGTTAGCTTGTCAAGAACTTTCATGTTCAGATATACATGTTGAGTCAATGAGAATGTTGAGGCGATGAGGATGTTTAGAAAATTTATACCTTTACAAATTTATACCTTTGTAAAGAAGAGATGTACAGACGCTCCAGGGAGCAGGTGCAAGAAGTTGATTATGGTATTGTACTAGAAGATTTAGATGTAGGCAAAGAAGTATTGAGAAAAAGTGATCAGACTGGATATTGCAAAACTTCAGGTTATCCGCGAGgatagataattttatatataaaggtATGAAGGACGTCTATTATAATAAACAGTGGagtgttttcttatttttgaggGTTTGGGCTCATTGGTGTTTGTCATTGTACTATAGTTCTTTCTTTGGATCATATCTATTATCTTTAATTGTTTACTGTATTTTAATTATCAcactattttgttgtttttgttccTTTCTTGTAGGATTTCCACTACTTCCTTttttagttgctatgttttctTATTCTTGAATGTTGAAGCAATGTTTTTTCAGAAACAATTTATCTACTTCTACGAATCATGACAAGTACTACATACACTTTATCTTCTCTATATTTCATTTGCGGGATTCCTCTGAACATATTGTTATTAATGTTgacttgagaaaaaaattataatttataataatttttgtatcaattgaattttaaattatggaaaagaattagttaaattaattttttaaaaaataaatatgaaaactgATATGAAACGGAAGGACGAATTGCTAGTTAACAGACATACATATGCCCTTTGTTTAAGGTAATTCATCTTGGCTTTATTAGTGTTAAATCACATTTGTGAACCTTTGAAAATCTGTACTAGAGGAAGctcatttttcttgatttgctTCCTCATTAAAATTGTCTATACACTTCAACATAATTGGACAAGATGGATTTTACAAAGGTATAAATTTCGTCTTGTTTTTTACTATATGTGAAAtttagtaagaaaaaaaattgtatcataAGAGATAATTGTCTTACATTATTATATCTCTATGTATAATGAGTTATTATTCGCTATTCACATCTATAAATTcctaatattaatttatgtatggTATTAAACTATTAATACGATCCTAGTGTTAACTATAggagtatttatatattttactgaaagaaattaaaaaaaaattaaactacgtaaaattgaaccaaaataccaaaaatatctctattactaatattttagtttaaaaCTACCTCTATTAGTGttaatgattcaaaatattttccccaaaaaataattagtatctctttttctttttaaccgTATTTACACTCTTAATCAACATTAACTAGATTGGACAtgtccttaattaattaaacggTGGCAACTAATTTCTGATCCTAATCGAAtatatcaaagaaaatattattgaccAATAAAGAAAACACCACTCTTAGATCTATTGTGtattactttataatttatatttgtttctaATTCGAAAGATAAAGAgatttcttgaaaaactaattttgttttagtttgtaattaaaaaacttaaaatttgtaTTGATCGATAAAGCTACTTACACGAAGATTGTTCATCACTTCAGTaaccaaaagaagaaaacaaaaataagaagacAGAATAGATTATAACCCTCTAAATTTGTcgagtattatttaatttggtgCACATATAAACTTTTTAGTCATagtagtttttctttttcttttaaagatgTAAATTTGTTTTTGGTAATAAAGTACTTACTTAATTGACTAATGAACATATTAAAACTGAATgaaatttcaacattttatcACCCTATTCGGGCTAATACATGCAGACTTTATCATTTTACAGATTAGATTGAGCTAGTCCATTTTTGGTGTAGGCCAAAAAACGGTCGACCCAATCCACAATTACGTGGACTATAAGCTTGCCGGAccagtttgtttttaaaaaaattatatatttttttagaattgttaaattaaattataaattttaatttaacaatattatcataaatatcaataaaataatattacatgatgttaatgttactactcgttaatcaaatccacaaataaaattattttcataatttttattatgtttttttaaaagtaagagtagaaatatctaaatagaaatattaacctaattgttttgagtttgaattctctttaattttaaatattaatattatttttattggcCCACGGGTTGGGTTCTATCGATATTTTTCAAGCCCCTTAAATGAACAGGCTTACTTAGGTCGGGCTAAAAACCCCTGTTCTTAAATGGACTCTAAAAATCTTAGTACAACCTTATTAAATCCCACATTAGACCAGATCGGCCCAACATGTTGATGACTCTATCTTTAACAACTTCGTAAACCATATTAaaatgggcaactttcacatatagcaaacaaaaaattcatatttgtatgctataacaaagtttgcataattgcgctccatagcaaacataaaactgtataattcgctggcctaaattgtataattcgctggcctatttcgctgcaattgtataattcgctatccaatttcattgcaattgtataatgtacaattgtataattcactgcctatttcgctgcaatatttttataaaatttgctttgcatacaattgaatcgaattaaaatgtatgtatattgcataattataagtgtatagcaagaagatatatgttttctctcgctttatacaaaaacagaaacacaatatatacacgtctgttgtataaagctagagaaaattgtatttcactgcaattgtataattcgtaattgtataattcgttgacctttttctctgcaatatttgtataaaatttgcatttgtctacaattgaattagagtaaaatgtttgtatattgcattaattaaatgtataacacgaagatatatgtttttgcatgtgtatatacaattttctctcgctttatacaaaacagaaacagaaattatacacttctgtgtataaagcgagagaggcgagaatgggagagtggtgagcgagaCTTTCAGGAGAGAGGTGCCtcgtaaattttggctaacatttgctatggagcacaattaaatcaaaccctagatACTGCATTtgttttaggttattagtttgctattatatataattttccctactaaaattgaatttgataGGGAAAGGGTATCACGTTTTAAAAAAacgaaagagagaaaaaaaaataaaaaatagagagGATAGATTGGATTCCTTTTCCCATTGGGAGATGGCTTATCACTATTTGGATTAAAATTTGAGTTAAGTTTTGTGCGGTGAAAATACGTAATAAATCTATATTATTAGGTTACATTACAcgtgttaaaataaataaaatttggtaacttaaaaataaagtaaaatttattttaagtttcttaAAATAGAATAGCAAGTGACAAATCAACTAGGACTATAAGTAGAATACTAAATAACTCGAAATAGGCTTTAATTagattaaaacatttaaatccTTCACAAATTAGGTTTAGGATCGCAATATCTATAAATTATATCTTGATACACCATTAAGTCTTTCATTCTTTTGtgagataaaaattaattgagcTATTAGCATTATGGAGATTTTCGATTACAAAGAGTCCAAATTGCATTACTCCTTTGCGTATCccaaaagaaaatttagaattttcaatAGTCCTTCTACGTTTGAATTAGTcgaaattcaattaatttgcaAAATTGAACATCTTTGGCATGATGTTTCTGGTAAACAAATCAAACGTGAACGTCCACAAATCTCAAAACGTTTCACTATgaaatttcaagatttcaaGAATCCAGAAAAGACTCGTCAAGTCTTACATGACCAACTAAGAAGTTGTAAATTTCCACTCTTCGAATGCAAATCAATCGTTGATGAGTTGATTGAATTGTCACATAAATATCGTAATCGTTCTATGGTTGTTGGTGATCGTCGCGTGTTGAAACTTGGTGTTAGGTTTGATATGTCTCATATATACAAGCAAATATATGAGAAATATGATAGTAATATCATAGCAAGTACTCTTTCAAGTATAAATTGTGAAATATGTGAAGAAGGTATATATGGAGGATCATCAATTATAAAGATGTGCAAACATATATTTCACTTCAATTGCATGAAAAGTTGGTTAGATAGGAATATTGGTTGCCCTACATGTAGTCATGATAGGACGGAATATCTAGATTTTATTAGTTTCtaagttttttaatttcatattaatatttttcaatttttattatatctttttGAAGTTTCAATATGTGTTCCACTGGTTCATGTCTACCCTAACGGAGAAGTGTTTTTAACGAAGATCCCTCCACTTATATTTTTAAGGCTCGAATTCAAAACTAGATTGCTGATTGAGTGATAGTAACTCAACTAAGTGATATCAATAAATTAGACTAATAATGAAGTGTAGAAGAGATAAAGTAACGTACAATAACGTATAAAATAATCTAGGCTTCTTCAAGTAAATCCTCCATTTGGCTATTCGTAGCATATAAGTGGACTGATTGCAAATGGCAAATGATAGCACTTCAAGGCCTTTATATTTCTTGTGTGGGTTCTACATATGTTGTAAGTGCTAGGCGAAGAATATTAAAGAGCGATTGTCGATTCTATTTATTCCATCACAATCTATAtaattattctaattttatattaCTATCGATCATgctatcttttatttaattggttttaatttcatattgctatcacataaattaaaaaatagtaggTACAACTAATATGTACTATGATACACTTATTCCAAGAACAAAGCTTCCATGGGTATATACAATTGCCAAAAGgaagaatttaattttattaggaATCGATATTCGAtagttttcaatatttttttagttgaaattttAATGCAAGCTcatgtcatataaattaaaataacaggAGTATGTAACAACTCACAGattacattataattttttgtctcAATGTTCTTCTCTACTAACAGACCctttaaaaacataaacaaaatctCCATTTTCAACACCATGCCAACGAAGACTAGAGTTATCCCTCATAATCCTTtgtttatgaataaaaatatattcatccATAGAAAGAATTTTTCGATCTAATAATAGTTGTCTCAAATTATTTACCGTGCCCAAATCACTCATTTCAATTGGAATTTTTGCTGAATTAAGCAAACTAGATGATGTCTGAACCACTAAGCTAATTCCTCTTGAAGGTGTCTCAGTGACCATACGTgacatagtctttaaaaaaacaataatttctGAAAATTCTTGAACCCCATATTCGATTAAGCTTTGATATTCATCATTTAATTCGTTtccagaaaagaaaagagacatTCTTCTTATCGGGGTTCCATCGATTATGTGGATTTTTTCTTTTAGGCTTTGGACAGTTTCGGTTCTGTCGATATCTATGTTTAATTTTCTTGATGACATTTTGACTATAATTTGgaattttgtagaaaaaaaaatattattttgttgtaagGATGTTTCTCCAATAATATTTTGGATGGTTAATTGGATTTTTGTACCTTGTGTTATTATTGGATAATCTTGAATGTTGAATCCATCCAATAACTCAAACCCCAAAAATGAAAGAGTTTGTGAAGACATTGGTACACCTAGgaagttttgtattttttgttttgtttggagAATTGGTTCTTGAGGGTTTATTTCCATGGAAAATTCATAACCATCCATAACAATGGTGATATGCATTATACAAAATATGATTTGTTAAATATGAAGTGATATTGGCAACAAAAAGATAAGTTAAGAAAATAGAGAAGGCAAACtatgaaataattatgaaatagtATGCATCATGAAGAAATTGGatgaaatataaaacaaaaaatcacGTAGAAAGAATGACATTCAgtctgtctcaatttatgtgatataatttgacttttaaaaaaaaatgagattaaGACTTTGCAACTACCCTTAAAGTAAAGGAAAAATACGCGAATTGACAAGCATTGCTAGTGTAttatttaatacaattataGTTTCATATAATTATGAATCGCAGCTacaattttgatgaaattttcttTGAGGAATCTCATGTATCTGTATTTGTGTACGATATTTATGTATAAGAGTTATTATGTTTCATTTATTAGCTACTAATGAAATTTCCTCTAAATTAAATGAACTTTTAACTAGAAGAGTAcacatttcttggatttttttatactattattgAACATGtatcaaataacaaaatttatcattcttttaaaaataaattaaaaaaaaaaacgtgtCACATAAATAAAGAGagtattaatacttttttttttttttttgcaatttgaCATGCAAAATTTACCAAGACGGTAGGTGAGTCCATGCACCCTTAACATGAATGTTCCACAAACATTTCCTGACTTGTCAAATTGCAAGAAGTAATCATGTTATTAGAACATGGTTTTGACCACTATTTAGTTAAATTTTCAAAGGTGATTTAGATGAGACATCACCATATGTTAAGAGTAAATGGAAGGATATATAGAATACTACATATGTcactagttatttttttttcttgattatttgtttAGCAAATGAATCTTTTCCTGTTTCTCTTACAATTTGTCATCATTTTAGAAATGTTATAGTATAAATGTTATAGTATAGTACAAATATTAGggggaatttttttaaaatgttaatattttattttctccgtTTCATTATACGTGgtagtttttgaattttgaaattcaaacaagTCTAATTTTGACCGTAAATTTTTTATAGatcttttaaacattttgaattaccAATTGTTGtgacttatagtactttttacatagtttacaaatatataaatttcagtTCAAAAGATTGAAGATTTCATGTGCAAATTCCCGctcaaacttaaattgttttGAATCTCGAAAAAcgaaaagtgtcacataaattgagacagaggTAGTAGCATTTGAAAATCCCTTAACGTTATATCCAAGCCCAACTTACAATATTCTTACCATATTTACTAAATTTCCCTATAGTTTGATACATTTAATGTCACTAACTAATAATTTCATATAAGATTTTAAGTGAGATACACTTAGATACATGTTTTATGCTACCATATACACTGAAATAAGAAGAGAGGCGAGCTAGAATAGGATGTGAGTGAAATTTATCTTTGTATCTTAGATATAATCACACCAGATGCATACATATACATGTATCCAGTGTGTATTTAGTAtgattcacatgtatttgaGATATCAAATACGTATAGAGGAGAATGGCAGGCGAGATAGAAGGGAGGGGAATGAGATATGTCTACGTACTTAAGATACATGTAAATCCACTTTTGAATACAATATATCTAGAAtaaattacacctaattttgatCCACGTAAACGATTCATCCATTTGTCGTCCAACTTGGGAGTGAAAGAGAGGATCAGATGAAACTTTTGAGGGGTCAATTAACTAGGAAAAGAATATAGGAGAGCAAGTAAAATTATATAAGTTGATAAAACGTCAAAATtgaaacaataattaatttgttaacCAAAGGCCCCAGAGTAACAGCCAAAAAGGGTTAGCACATCAAGATTTTGATGGTGGAACGGTCATAATCgaaaagatttgttctttaattttacCTAATTTTAGTATAAAAATTAATCCAATTGCGTTGACCAGTTCTTTTATAATATACTATACTTGAGTGTGTCActtagaaattattattatatttttatataagcatgataattaaaatgattaatGTAGCACAAATTAGTTTAAAGAGTGCATGAATTGGGGGATCACATTGGTGGCATTGAATATGAGAAtttaagaaggaaaaataaatagatttagggatatatatataatatactattttttcgattctattttatgtgatattatttgGCTTAGAACGAtttttgattataattttttttagaatgattttttaaaaagaaaaaatatcaaataaaatgagaCGGATAGGGTGATACTTGTGCTTTTCTTTTTGCAATAATTCTATGctttatcctgttaatatattGTAGTGACATAGAAGTCCAAATATATATTACGCCCCAGGTAATTTGTAGACAAATATTTCTAAAAGCAAATAATTCAAGTACTCTTGACAATAATGTCAAATCAAAACGTATAAAAGTTAATTTGGGgaactttatttttataatagaaaatggaaaataagataaaaaatattaaaagttttccTTACCTTTGAAGAGTAACATTCTATATGTTGGTTTGCAATTATTGAGATGTAATgaatatgcatgatgttgatagCAAAATGATTTAGTAagtatttaaattaaaacatgTTTGATCAAGTATTGGATATCAAAAAGGAATAAGTCAAAAAAGTGTGAGATCAAAATTTTAGGACTATACtgaaataatttttgacaacataatatttaattgtcattaaacatatttttttttaaaaaatgattaatattcTTTGTAAATCTATTGAGACCTTaaatttaataacaattaattaGTATTCGATGAAAATTTTAACActatttattaatgaaaatatttaatgcTGCTAAACACTCTTTATACTATTGTGATGAGtaagaaaacaagtagattcTCCTTATAATTAGAAGCAAAAATTGTTTTCCAAGAGTTGCAAATATAGCTTTTCCCTCTAGACAAATTTCTAgcctaataaaaaaaaagatatatcaaAAGGATCTTTGAAGTATCGTAGGTAAAAAGAAATAGGATCAAAAtcgattttcttttaattttttaaatcaatcttGTCCGTTgattttgtcattattttttaagtagTGCCTTGATCTAGTAACAACTAATTTAGAGGGACATgactaaaaaaaagtaaaaattaattatattagtgGTGTTTGTTCCCTAATAAAGAAGCTAATTAGACAGCCTGTAAATAAAACACCACAACAGTTGGTTGAGACAAGATGGATaaagaaaaagtgaaatatatacTTGTAATTAtgactttattaattattataattaatcattaaatatattactttaaagATGATCTCTGACGTACGTCTTTTAATATCCATGCACATTCTTATATTCTCCCCCCATAAAGATAAAGCCAAATAGAGATTATTGATCTAATTAAACTTTAATCAAAAGAATAATCATAGTAGCTATTACTATTAatgagaaattaaaaagaaatatacaacttatcattaatttataattcttaTTATTTCAAAAGTATGTTCTTTTATAGCTAGTTGTCATTTCTGATATTCGAAGCAATTGAATTTTTaagttctttttaaaatttcatttttcccCCACAAATGACAAGACATTGATTGGATactagtagttttttttttttttttgcttttcaaagtaattcaataaaataaaattaagaaaatataaaaaaggatATCAACAAGCTTGCAAACTATATATGGAAGATTGAAGAAACTATatggtaaataattttttcggAGACAACCCCATATTTCGAGGAACATCAAGACTTTGGATACgttcgaaaaatattttaatattttattttactttattaaataaagtttcaaaagaaataatatatttccttaaaaaataaattttcttaaaataactaattaacaAATATTACACTAATTGTGTCTTTCATGCCCTTTTATATACTTCATCTTCACTCCATCTTTGTAGCCACCATCCTCATCACCCCTATATTCCCTATTCTCatctttgataatattttattcatctagATATTTTTATACATACTTTATTCGTCTAGATATTTTTAGATATAATGGTGATTCAAGTACATTAATAGtctaaagttaaaattattattgaacttttaatatgatattttataaattttattaaaattaattaataaattatatttttgagatatattCTAGATGAATCAAATCTAACTATCCTTTccttttatatgaaaatattacaatttctatacatattactcaaaaatattataattattacctCTTACCtattattactaaaataaaaaaaattaagacctCAACTTTGAGGGCTAACAGACagccttttttatttttttaagcatGTAGAGCCAGCCtgatttcaaatttcaattatatatccTACCGACAAGCCATCACCACTATCTCTTagaatatgattttatatatgaaagaaACAATAATTGTAACACAATGTAAATTGTTATTTTCtctcatattttaatttgtagatgcaatattataataatttatttaaatactattttttttatgtagtaATAAGGACGAAGGGAAGATAAAAAGTACTTTTTGATAAAAAGAAGGCAGTGGAGGACCTACTTTGGTTCAAGGTATCGTCCCTtcgttgaaaaattatattgtatatagtgattaaattttcattttataaatataaacatataaattgGCACTTCTTAAAACAAGTTGAAGGCCTAATCTATTGATTAGGGACTTACAAACACAAAATGAGATCATTTATTCAAGCCCTGCTTGCCTATTTATATTGTAGATGAAACTTTTGTTGGAATGCCACTTGTGAACTCAATAATTTTAAGACTAGAagcattaatttatata
Proteins encoded in this window:
- the LOC101248694 gene encoding polyubiquitin, which encodes MHITIVMDGYEFSMEINPQEPILQTKQKIQNFLGVPMSSQTLSFLGFELLDGFNIQDYPIITQGTKIQLTIQNIIGETSLQQNNIFFSTKFQIIVKMSSRKLNIDIDRTETVQSLKEKIHIIDGTPIRRMSLFFSGNELNDEYQSLIEYGVQEFSEIIVFLKTMSRMVTETPSRGISLVVQTSSSLLNSAKIPIEMSDLGTVNNLRQLLLDRKILSMDEYIFIHKQRIMRDNSSLRWHGVENGDFVYVFKGSVSREEH